TCGCCGATTCGATCGGCTGGCAACTCGAGTTGTTCCGCCGCCACTTCTCGGCTGTAGACTTCCGTGATTCCCGGTAACGCGAGAATCCAAGCAGCCACTTGATCCGTTTTCACTGCATCCGAAAGGTGCACCGTGACAAATGAACCCAAGGCACCATGATGGACCACATAGGGATCCGTAATTGGACAAATAACTTGCTGCCCAGCACCAAACTGTTTCGTGAGCAAACTCTCGAGGTAGATCACGTTGGGTCGACCGTCGGCGTCATTTTTGGCATTCATCCCATGATCCGCCGTGATCCCGATGACTGCACCGAGTTCCATGAGACGACCAATCTGCTGATCCATCGCTTCGTAAAATGCCAGCGACGGCTCCGACTCCGGTGTAAATTTGTGCTGCATGAAATCGGTCAACGAAAGATAAAGGAAATCAGCCAGCTTGTGCTCGAGCAAAGCGACGCCCGCCTGCAACACATAGACGCTCGCGTCCGCACTGTAAATTTCGGGCTTGGACAGCCCAACGAGCTGCTCTACGTTGTCGATCCCGTGCGTCTCGCCAACCGCTTCATCAGCTCGTTCAGATGAAAAAGCAATCCCTTCAAGACTCGATGACAGGATATCACGTAGCTTTTCTTTTGCAGTCACCACGCCAACCTTACGGCCAACCTTCGCAGCCTCAGCGAAAATGGTTCCACAACGCAAGTAGGATGCGGAATTCATCATCACCTCTTCCCCCGTATCCGGATCCAGGAAAAAATTGCCGCTGATTCCCGTTTTGGATGGAGCAATCCCTGTGGCGATCGCTGCGTTATTGACATTGGTGAAAGAGGGTAGGGCGCCGCGAACAAAGCCTCGATATCCATCTCGGGCAATTCGAGAAACATGGGGCATTCTCCCACGA
The window above is part of the Pirellulaceae bacterium genome. Proteins encoded here:
- the phnA gene encoding phosphonoacetate hydrolase, producing MSSTSLSQSTYSTREFSINGRTYRPPARPVVGICIDGCADEYLSASMVRGRMPHVSRIARDGYRGFVRGALPSFTNVNNAAIATGIAPSKTGISGNFFLDPDTGEEVMMNSASYLRCGTIFAEAAKVGRKVGVVTAKEKLRDILSSSLEGIAFSSERADEAVGETHGIDNVEQLVGLSKPEIYSADASVYVLQAGVALLEHKLADFLYLSLTDFMQHKFTPESEPSLAFYEAMDQQIGRLMELGAVIGITADHGMNAKNDADGRPNVIYLESLLTKQFGAGQQVICPITDPYVVHHGALGSFVTVHLSDAVKTDQVAAWILALPGITEVYSREVAAEQLELPADRIGDLVVMSARDVVIGRTVADHDLSHLEGGLRSHGGRYEEMVPFLISEPIVDEYATKLAGDPRNFDLFEFTCNGVMA